In a single window of the Pseudochaenichthys georgianus chromosome 16, fPseGeo1.2, whole genome shotgun sequence genome:
- the rbm24b gene encoding RNA-binding protein 24b isoform X1 gives MMHSAQKDTTYTKIFVGGLPYHTTDTSLRKYFEVFGDIEEAVVITDRQTGKSRGYGFVTMADRTSADRACKDPNPIIDGRKANVNLAYLGAKPRVIQPGEGLDYSFISQLQDDQGFAFGMPQIHPAFIQRPYGVPAHYVYPQAFVQPSMMIPHVQSSAATATAAAATSPYLDYTGAAYAQYSAAATAAAAAAAYEQYPYAASPAPTSYMTAAGYGYAVQQPLSAAATPGAAAAAAAFSQYQPQQLQTDRMQ, from the exons ATGATGCATTCGGCTCAGAAAGACACCACTTACACAAAGATCTTTGTGGGAGGTCTTCCTTATCACACAACGGATACAAGTCTAAGGAAGTATTTCGAGGTGTTTGGAGACATCGAGGAAGCTGTGGTCATCACAGATCGACAGACGGGGAAATCCAGAGGTTATGGATTT GTGACCATGGCAGACCGGACCTCTGCTGACCGAGCCTGCAAGGATCCCAACCCCATAATTGATGGCAGGAAGGCTAATGTGAACCTGGCCTACCTGGGGGCCAAGCCCAGGGTCATACAGCCAGGTGAGGGACTGGACTACAGCTTTATTTCCCAACTTCAAGACGATCAAG GATTTGCATTTGGTATGCCTCAGATCCATCCAGCATTCATCCAAAGGCCTTACGG TGTCCCTGCACACTATGTCTACCCTCAGGCCTTTGTCCAGCCCAGCATGATGATCCCTCATGTACAATCTTCTGCTGCTACAGCAACAGCTGCTGCTGCCACTTCCCCATACCTTGACTATACTGGAGCAGCGTATGCCCAGTACTCTGCGGCTGCCaccgctgctgcagctgctgctgcctATGAGCAGTATCCTTACGCTGCCTCACCAGCACCAACAAGCTACATGACTGCAGCAGGGTACGGATACGCTGTCCAGCAGCCACTCTCCGCTGCTGCCACCCCGGGAGCTGCCGCCGCTGCTGCCGCTTTCAGCCAGTACCAACCTCAGCAGCTCCAGACAGATCGCATGCAGTAA
- the rbm24b gene encoding RNA-binding protein 24b isoform X2, with amino-acid sequence MMHSAQKDTTYTKIFVGGLPYHTTDTSLRKYFEVFGDIEEAVVITDRQTGKSRGYGFVTMADRTSADRACKDPNPIIDGRKANVNLAYLGAKPRVIQPGFAFGMPQIHPAFIQRPYGVPAHYVYPQAFVQPSMMIPHVQSSAATATAAAATSPYLDYTGAAYAQYSAAATAAAAAAAYEQYPYAASPAPTSYMTAAGYGYAVQQPLSAAATPGAAAAAAAFSQYQPQQLQTDRMQ; translated from the exons ATGATGCATTCGGCTCAGAAAGACACCACTTACACAAAGATCTTTGTGGGAGGTCTTCCTTATCACACAACGGATACAAGTCTAAGGAAGTATTTCGAGGTGTTTGGAGACATCGAGGAAGCTGTGGTCATCACAGATCGACAGACGGGGAAATCCAGAGGTTATGGATTT GTGACCATGGCAGACCGGACCTCTGCTGACCGAGCCTGCAAGGATCCCAACCCCATAATTGATGGCAGGAAGGCTAATGTGAACCTGGCCTACCTGGGGGCCAAGCCCAGGGTCATACAGCCAG GATTTGCATTTGGTATGCCTCAGATCCATCCAGCATTCATCCAAAGGCCTTACGG TGTCCCTGCACACTATGTCTACCCTCAGGCCTTTGTCCAGCCCAGCATGATGATCCCTCATGTACAATCTTCTGCTGCTACAGCAACAGCTGCTGCTGCCACTTCCCCATACCTTGACTATACTGGAGCAGCGTATGCCCAGTACTCTGCGGCTGCCaccgctgctgcagctgctgctgcctATGAGCAGTATCCTTACGCTGCCTCACCAGCACCAACAAGCTACATGACTGCAGCAGGGTACGGATACGCTGTCCAGCAGCCACTCTCCGCTGCTGCCACCCCGGGAGCTGCCGCCGCTGCTGCCGCTTTCAGCCAGTACCAACCTCAGCAGCTCCAGACAGATCGCATGCAGTAA